The DNA sequence GATTCTTCCCTGGACACATGATGGTCAGGCGATTGTGTTTGCCCATGGCTTCACTCTCCACTACGGCCAGATAATTCCTCCGCCGAATCTGGATGTTGTGATGGTCGCACCAAAAGGTGTGGGCCCGCAGGTCCGCGAGTTGTATCTTGCGGATTCGGGTGTTCCTTCCATTATCGCGGTTCATCAGGATGTGACAGGGAATGCGAAAGAGACTGCCCTCGCATTTGCGAAAGGTATCGGCTCGGCCCGCTCTGTTATTATGGAGTCCAGTTGTGCTGAAGAGACCGAGACCGATCTCTTCGGAGAGCAGGCGGTCATCTGCGGAGGCGTGGTGAATCTGATGAAGGCCGCCTACGATACCCTGGTCGAGGCAGGCTACGAACCAGAGATTGCCTACTATGAATGCATGCATTCACTGAAACTTATTGCCGGTCTGCTGTCTGAGGGAGGGTTTACGATGATGCATGATTCGGTGTCGAAGACTGCCGGGTACGGCGGTCTGACCCGCGGCCCACGTGTAATAGGACCCGAGGCAAAAACCGCGATGAAGGAGATCCTCGCAGAGATCCGGTCAGGCACCTTTGCCCGCGAGTGGCTTCTCGAAAATCAGGTGAACCGCCCGCAGTACACCGCGCTCGTGCGGCTCGAGAAAGAATGTGAGCTGGAGAGAGTTGGCGGTGAGGTTCGCAGGATAATCTCCAAGAGAAAATAATTTTTTGTTTGGTTCTGATCAGCTCCGCCCACGGAACACACTGAACACACGGAATTTTACAGAAAAACATCACGGAGCAGACGTGAACAGCACGGAAATTATTTTTTCGAATATTTTTGAATTCTGTGGTGTTCACGTCTGTTCCGTGATGTTTTCTGCGATATTTCAGTGTGTTCCGTTTTTCCGTGGGCGGAGCAGCGAAACAGTGAACAGGCCGCAACCTCCAGAATATTTATTACCTCTTACCACCGAAATACCAACTGATCGAAATGGTATAGATTCTGAACCGTCCGCTATTTGGAGAATATTATAGTCGCACCTCAGTGAATACGCTGAGGCCCTCCTTCGGACAGAATCTATGATCTTCTCCATATTTTTATCGTACTCTCCACGGTTACGTGTAGTAAATGTCACAACCACTGTCTTACCCACAGGTTAAACGGAATAATTATGATTGGAACACCAACGAAACGAGAAAACAGATCGCATCCTACCGAGATGTACAGCTTGAAATCCCGGATCAATAAACATGGTTTGATTGCAAACCCTGTGCCCCAGAGATGCAACTGGAGTCAGATGCATCAGCACCGCCGTATTACCAATTACAAAAGATAACGAGGGCAATCATGCCCTCCACGTTTTTATCCCCTTCCCGGGGGAAGAACCTCAAGCCAGTAGCCGTCAGGGTCAGTGATGAAATAAATTCCCATCTCTTCATTGATAAACTCAACGCAACCCATCTTCTGGTGTTTTGCAAGAGCGCCTTCGTAATCGTCAGTACCAAACGCAAGATGAAACTCATTGTCACCGAGATCGTAGGGCTCGTCGCGGTCCCGCAGCCAGGTCAGCTCCAGCTTGTGGCATCCTGATCCGTCTCCCAGATACACGATAATAAACTCCCCGGACTCAGGAGCAATGCGTTTCACTTCAGTGAGGCCAAGGGCCTCCTCATAAAACTTCATCGACTTTTCCAGATTCAGCACATTGATATTATTGTGAATCATCGTGAACTTCATACCAAAACAGTTGTATCTGATCGGTTATCTACTCTGGGGCCTTGGCTTATCGTTGATAAACAGCCCACGGAAAAATGGAGTACACGGAAATTTCACAGAAAAAACATCACGGACCAGACGTGAACATCACGGAAATACATTATTTTCGAATTTCGTGATGTTTTTTCGCATGTTCCGTTTTTCCGTGGGCTGAGATGCGATGAATAACCAGTAGCCGAATCACACTATTTTATAATGCACCTTGCCGGATAACTAACTACACACCCCATGACGCAGGACATCCAAAAAACTCTGGAAGCGTTCTTTCACCACCAGACGTTTCGGCCCAATCAGGAAGAGATCATCAGCGATGTGGTCGCGGGCCGCGATGTTCTTGCAGTCATGGCAACAGGCGGCGGAAAATCCCTCTGCTACCAGCTTCCGGCCATGATGCTTGACGGCATGACCGTCGTAATATCGCCCTTGATCGCCCTCATGAAGGATCAGGTGGACGCTCTTCTGGCTCAGGGAGTTCGCGTCGGGACGCTTAACAGCATGCAGACCTATGATGAAAAACTCCGTGTCGAGCGGGAGATCTCATCCGGCAGTCTTCGCATCCTCTATGTCTCGCCCGAGCGTGCCGTCACTCCTGCATTTTTTCAGGTCCTCTCCCGCTGTCGGGTCGCACTTTTTGCGGTGGATGAAGCCCACTGCATCTCAATGTGGGGTCATCAGTTCAGGCCCGAGTACCGCGAGATCAAAGTTCTGCGGGAAAAGTTTCCAAACGTCCCCGTCATCGCCCTCACCGCGACCGCAACCGAACGGGTCCGCGAGGACATCGTCCGCGAACTCGGCATGAAAAATTCCCGCGAGTACGTCGGCAGCTTCAACCGGAAAAATCTCAGATACGAAGCCTACGAGGAACCGACCGGCATGGTGCGGATCCAGAAAATTGTCAGCTACGTGGTTGCCAATCCGAATGTTTCCGGCATCATCTACTGCTTCTCACGGGCAAGCTGTGAGGAGGTCGCAGAGCGTCTCAGACGCCACCGCATTCTTGCGAGCCCCTACCATGCCGGCATGCCGACTCCTGAACGCAACCGGATTCAGGAAGGATTTTTGAACAACACGATTCGCGTCATCTGTGCAACGGTCGCGTTCGGCATGGGAATTGACAAACCTGATGTCAGATACGTCATCCATGCCCATCTCCCCAAAGACCTTGAGTCCTATTATCAGGAGACAGGCCGGGCAGGCCGCGACGGAAAGCCGTCGGACTGCATCCTCTACTACTCAGCAGGCGATCGGGCAAAGATCTCGTCCATGCTGGAACGCGAGTTCACTGATGTGCAGAGGCTGCGGATTGCGAAGGGAAAAGTTGCTGATATGTACAGCTACTGTACGACGTCCGGATGCCGGCGTAAGCTCCTCCTCTCCTACTTTGGCGAGGATATTTCGCCATGCAGAAACTGTGATATCTGTGACCGGTCTAATACAAAACCAAAAAAGGTCGCGGCCCCGTCAGGAGATCTTCCAAAGATCGTGTTTGATGCTGCAAAAGATCTCAGCGGTCAGATGACGATGTCATCGTTTGTTTCGTTTCTTCTCGGCCTTGACCGGGCGCACACGAAAAGTTCCGGTCTTACGAGTCATTCATTCTATGGAGCGGCAAAGGATTACGGTCGGGCTGAGGTGATGGGTGTTGTGCAGGATCTTATTGCTGCCAAAAAACTTTCTTTGAAGGGAAAGTCAGTGATGAAACTCTGCGTTGCGGAGAAGTAATTTTTTTGAGAATCGCTCCTCTCAAATCGATTCAAGAATCTCTACCGTTCTCTTCAGAAGAGATGCCGCTTCCTTTGAGTCCTCTCTCGCACTGATGCAGAGATGCAGAACATTTCGATAAGTTAACACCGCAATCGAAAACGGCATTCCTCCTTTTGCCACGCAACTGAACTCCATGTCTGTGACTGCGACGCTCTCACCAAAGTTCAGGGCGCCATCCGGCACCACACCCGGGTTGGTCAGAAACGGAAAGCCGGCAAACTTTTTCGTGTCATCTGAAGTCAGTCTCGCATCAAAGAACGGCTTTGCCGCTCCGACACCGATTGAGTTTTCTTTCAGCTCCCGTGAGAGCTCTACTGCTGACGAAACAGTTTGGGAAAAATTTTCGCCGCAGACTACCGGCGACCAGTAGGCAACCGTGTAGTTTGCTGCGAACACACTCTCTTCTTCAGAAATATATCTGCGAAGATCAACCGTCGAACAGAGCGGAATTTTTTTTGGGCGTTCGCCTTCAAGATGATCAGACAACGCTTCCGCATATGTAGCGATGAGGAGATCATGCACGGTTGCGTCAAAAGATTTTGCAAAAATTTTCATTCGTGCTAAGGTCTCGGGTCCCAGTGCGGCCTTGAGAAGCATCGTGCGGGAACTTTGATCAGTCGAGAGAAAATAATTTTTGTACGAAATAGTTTCCCGCGTCCGCTCCTCTTCATCCAAAAATAATTTCGCAAGTTGTTCTTCTGAAAATTTTTCAAACACCACTGCAAGTGTTCGATCAATTTTTTTTGGCGAAAATTTTTTTGCAGAAAATTTTTGCATCCGATACTGATCAGCGACATGCTTCGCAACATCCAGCAGTCCACGGAAATCAGTAAGAAGATGTGCCACAGAAAAAATAAGCGTGTCAGAATCTTTGCCGCGGCAAATCGTTATCCGCAGCAGTGCATCACTTTCTGGATGCAGCGTTGTCATGACCTGATCAGGCGTCTGATCTGTTATGATAACTGGAATTTCCCCCTCGCTCAAACAAAAATCTCCCGATTCTCTTCCCCCAACAAATCTGCTGGAAAGAATTGGAAATTCCTCACCAACGCGGGACACCGCGTCACGCAGAAGATTCGCATCAATTCGCCCCGCAAATGCAACCGCAAAACAGATCTGAAATGCATTTCCCGCATCTCCCAGATACAACTGAAACAGATCCAGTGGTGATGCAGAAATTTTTGTCACTTCTTCTCTCCGATCTCCTCAAGAATCTCGCAGAGATACTCCCACACGCGATTCGCAGAAGAGATCTGCATCCGCTCTTTGGGCGAGTGGGCACCGGTAATGTTCGGCCCGATAGCGATCATATCGAGTTCGGGCCGGACTCTTTTGAACAGCCCGCACTCAAGCCCTCCATGCGTCGCCCCGACGAGAGGCCTTGCCCCGTACATTTTTTCATGCACACGAATCGCTGTCTGCAAAAGCGGTGAGTTTGGGTCAGGCATCCAGCCGGGGAATTCATTTTCTGTGATAACAACCGCCCCGCATTGTTCAAACAACTCTGCAATACTTTTCGAGACCGCGAATTTCTCAGACTCAGAGACACTTCTCTGCAAAGTTGTGATCGCGAGCGAGTTATCCTTCATCTCGATTGCCGCCAGATTGGTTGAGGTCTGCACAAGATCAGGAATCACCGCACTCATCGCAATCACCCCGTTCTGACATGCGTTCAGGGCAGCAATCAGTTCCCGGGCCACATCATTCGGGATGCTTTTCTCCTCGACCTCTTTTGGCTCAAGCGATAGCGAGATGTGCGGATCAGTCTGTTCATATTTTTTTATGGTCTCGCATTCAAACGCAGAGAACATGTCCCTGACATGTTCGACGTCCGCCTCCGGAATACCGAAGACAGCCTCTGCATGTCTTGGTATCGCGTTCGATAAATTTCCTCCCGAAAGTCTGCAGACGGTTATCGCCGTAATTTTCGCAAGAAATTCTGCAAGAATTTTTATTGAGTTCGCCCGTCCGAGATGAATCTCCATTCCTGAGTGTCCGCCGGAAAGTCCGTCGATAGTGATTCGGAAGTAGACATTTTCTGCCGGAGACGAAACTGGCGTCCACGAGATCTCAGCAACCGTCTCCACCCCTCCGGCGCATCCGGTACAGATTGCTCCCTCCTCCTCGCTGTCAAGATTGATCAAGAGCGAGCCTTCAAACATCTCCGCAGACACCGCCTTCGCTCCCGTAAGACCGGTCTCCTCATCGACTGTGAATAGGCACTCGATTTTTCCAGCCCTGATATTTTCCGTCAGAGCCGCAAGACTGTAGGCGATACCAATACCGTTATCTGCACCAAGTGTTGTCCCTTTCGCGTAGATCCAGTCGCCGACAATTTCTGTCTCGATCGGATCTGTCTCGAAGTTGATCGTCTTCGTTTGATCCTTTTCACAGACCATGTCCATGTGGGACTGCAGAACAACCGCGGGAGCATCCCTGCAGGCAGGATCCGGCTCGCGGACGATGCAGATGTTGCCTGCGGCATCCTCGCGTGCAGAGAGATGGTGATCTCTGGCAAATGCCAAAAGATACTTCCGCATTTTTTCCTCGTGCTTTGAAGGGCGGGGAATTTTTGTGATCGCCTCAAAGTACTCAAGAACTGGTCCGTGATTCATGAGAGCTCCTGCCAATTTTTTGGTTTGTAAGATATTAAGCGTAAAAAATTATCATCCTTCGGGTGAGACTCATCGGCTTTTGTATCCTTGGTCTCGTTTGGGGTAACCACGGAATGCACGAAAATTTTCCGGAGCTTCACAGAAAATTGCATATCTTCAGTCTACTCATCACTTCGTGAAAATACACGGAGAATTCCTGCGGCGCCAGAGTTCACGGAAAGATTTTCGATTTTTTTTAATTTTTCTTTTATGTTTGCGAAAATGAATAAAAAAATATTTTTCCGTGCATTCCGACTCCGCAGACATTCTCCGTGCATTCCGTGGTTACTCAAGCGAGACCCGCAACACAAACCAAACCTCACCCTACCATTTATTGCCTCCTGCCTGCTATTACTAGATTATACCATGCTTGAAACACTTTTGGACCCTTCGGTGCTGCCGTGGGTTCTCATCGTTGCCGGTGCGATTTTCCTTGTCATCGAAGCGACAACGCCGGGATTTTTCATGGCTGTGCCCGGAACCGCCATGATTGTTCTCGGACTCATGGTCCTCGCCGGAGTTGATATCTTTGCGTCACCAATCGGTGTCGGCGTTGCCGTTCTCGCCGCAATTGTTGCGGCGGTGATCAGTGTTCTGTTGTACCGGAGACTGTCTCCGGATCAGGAACCGATCACAACCGGCAGGGACTCGCTTATCGGAAAAACCGGCCATGTTGTTGTTGAGGTGGTTCCGGATACGATCTCAGGCAAAGTCGATATCGCAGGCGTTGTCTGGAGCGCAAAAAGCACGGGCGCAAAAATTGCGGCCGGAACAAAAATACAGGTGACCGCCGCGAGCGGCGTTCACATAACCGTTGAGGAGGTTTCCTAAATGGACATATTTACTCTCGTTTCTATCGTACTGATAATTATTATTCTCTATATCTTTGCAAAAGGTGTTGTGATCATCCAGCCGTACCAGAAGGGTCTCGCCATCCGTCTCGGAACGTATGTCGGCCAGATGAATCCTGGATTCAAATGGGTCGTGCCGTTCATCACAACGGTCATCAAACTGGATCTCAGAACCCAGGTCATTGATGTTCCGTCCCAGGAGGTTATCACGAAAGACAACTCGCCGACCGATGTCGATGCGATCATCTACGTCCGCGTGATGGATCCTGAGCGGGCATACTTTGAGGTCTCAAACTATCGTCAGGCAACGGTCGCCCTTGCGCAAACGAGTCTTCGTGGCATCATTGGTGACATGGAGCTTGACGAGGTTCTCTACAACCGTGATATGATCAACCGCCGCCTCAGGGATATTCTCGATAAGGAGACCGATCAGTGGGGTGTCAAAATCGAGCGTGTTGAGATCAAAGAGGTCAACCCGATTGGTGCTGTCAAGCAGGCAATGACCGAGCAGACCGCGGCGGAACGTGAGCGGCGTGCGGCAATTCTTCGTGCTGACGGAGAGAAGCGTGCGGCAATTCTGAAAGCCGAAGGTCTTCGTCAGAGTATGATTCTTGAGTCTGAAGGTGAGCGGCAGAGTAAGATTCTCCGTGCTGAAGGTGAACGTCAGAGTAAAATTCTGCAGGCACAGGGAGAAGCCCAGGGTCTGCGGATTGTGGCGCTCGGTTCTCGCCCTCTTGACAAGAGAGCGATAACGGTTCTCTCGCTGAACGCTCTGCAGAAGATGGCGGATGGCCAGGCAACGAAGATCATCTTCCCGTTCGAGGTTTCGACCCTCATCAAGCAGGGGGCAAAGTTCCTTGGAGCTGAGGATCTTACCGAGGTCGATGATGCGGCCCCGCTCGATCTTGATGAGAGCATCCTTGGCGATCTTCCAAACCCTGCAGAGATTGCGAAGGTCGTTGACTCGATCAAACCACCGGAGGATCCGGCAGCTGAAGCCGCAGCGGCAGATGAAGTTCCGCCGATTTCGGGATCAACATAATTTTTTTTCGTTTTTTTGGTTTTTCCATTACGTTCTGCTCCGCCCACGATTTGCATGCCTTCGGCCTGCTCACTGCTTCGCAGGAAAATCTGAAGACACGAAAATTTCACAGAAAAAACATCACGGAGCAGACGTGAACATCACGGAAATGATTTTTAAAAAAATATCATGCGATGCTGCAAAATGTTTCATGGCAAGTTTTCAAAAAACGAATTAAATTTTTTTGTTGTATCAATGTTTTAGAGTTCCGTGTTGTTCCCGTCTGCTCCGTGATGTTTTTTCTGTGGTATTCAGTGTGTTCCGTTTTTCCGTGGGCGGAGCAACGAAGTAGTGAGAAGGACATGAGAGTCGTGTGGCGGAGCAGAACATAACACCCCCTCTTGCCCAATACGAAACTGCATTATAGTTTTCCCTCCTAAGTATTCATCAAACGAACCGGAGGGAACGACAATATCGCTGAGAAGAATTACCCGTCGCAGATCTACAGAGCCGCAAGTACAAACTTCCCTCCCTCCTCCCTCCTCCTCCCTCACCACTCCGCCCGTGGACGACGAATCCTCAGACGACATCCCGGCGTTTTCTTATGGAAGGTTCACATTCGATTATGCCGTGAACTTTGCCGGTCTCTCCCTCGCAATTGAACAGAACCGCGGCATGTATCATTATCACCGTGCGATTGGAAAAGCAGTTCGCGAAGCAACCATCTCCTCCTCAGCAGATGCCAGAATGATCATTCATCCGGTTGAGCCGCTCTATGTTCCTGATCCGGTCACCGACTTTCTCGAGATAAAGTTCAGTGAGATGATGATCGAGCCGAACGGTAAAACTGTCATCTTCCTCACGTTCCCGATCGAGATCGGCGTCTTCATCGAGTCCAAAGGGGAGACCGATGTCATCGACGTGTTCACCTTCAAGCCGCCAAAGTACTCCATGTACGGCTCATCCCACCGCGGTGTCATCACCAAATGGCACAAATCGCAGATTCATGCCTACCCCCCGCAGGCGAAAAATTACGAAGAGGGAGTTCTCAGGCTCACCATTCAAAACACCACCGACGAATGGGTGTATGTGTCACGCGTCATCATCTATGAAAAAGGAATGTTCCTCCACTATGATAACGCGGTCGTTTCAATGGCCGCGGAGATGACCATCCTCAACCGTGAAAGTGCAGACGTTGTGGGCATTGACCGGCCTCTCAGACCTGAGATGTCCCGCTCGATTCGGCTCTACAAACCAAGAAAGATGTCGGCCTTCTCCAATGTCTCCGGTTCGATTGTCGATACCGTCTTCACCATGGACCTGGGGCTGATCTGAAATGGCGGAAATTAACGTTACCGGCATCATGGAGAGTCTGTTCAACGGGGCGGGATCGCTTACCACAAGCGTTGAAAACACGAGTTTCCTCGCAACAAAACCCTTCGAAAGTTTTGGCATCGCCATGACCTACGGCGACATCATCGCTGTTGTCGTCATCATTGCCGCGACCTTCATCATCGCAAAACTGCTCTCCAACATCGTGCGCAGGATGTTTTCCGGCAAGATTGACAAAGGCAATCTCGCCTTCATGGAAAAGCTCACCCGCTGGACCATCTACTTCTTCGGATTCCTCGCGGTCAGCACTCCGCTCGGCATTGACTTCAGCGGCTTAATGGTTGCCGGAGGAATCATTGCGGTTGCGATCGGTTTTGCCAGTCAAAGCACTCTTTCCAACTTCATCTCCGGTCTTCTGCTGATGTTCGAGCGGCCGGTCGGCCTTGGCGACAACATTGCCGTCAAAGGAACCGAAGGATATGTCGAAGACATCGGCCTGATGTCAACAACGCTTCGCACCTACAAAGGCGTCTATGTCCGCGTGCCAAACGAAGCGATGTTCACCTCAGACATCACAAACTATGTTGCCCATATTGCACGGCGCTTTGACTACAACATCACCATCCGGTACAAGGATGATGCAGAAAAAGCGATGAAAATCATCAAGGAGACGGTTGACAAACATCCGTATGCCCTGAAGAGTCCTGCCCCTTCAGTGTTCGTGGACAATCTCGGCCCGAACGGCTCGAACCTTCTGGTCCGTATCTGGGCTCCGTCCGGATACTGGTGGGATGCGAAGACCGAACTTCTCGGAAAGATTGTGCAGGCCCTTCGCGCTGCAGGCATTGTCATCCCGTTCGATCAGAATGTGGTCTGGTTCGGCCATGATCAGAACAAGTCGCTGGACCGGGCAATGTACGGCCGTCCGATACAACCCTCCTCCTCTCCCGAATACCTCCAGACAGCCGGTCCCGGCAGGGAACAGTCTGCTCCGGAAAATACTGCCCAGGTGAAATAATGGTAAATCTCAATGCATGTTTTTGCTCCCTCAATGATGAGTCCCTCGAAGTCCGCCACGCCGCTGTTGATGCAATTGCCGAAGTAGGTCGCGCCGCACCGGAAAAAATTGTGCCGATTGTGATTGCGGAAATGCCTGATGCAACACTTGACACCCGCTGGTATCTTGGACGATCACTTGTCAAGATGGGGCCGGGAATTATTCCAATCATTTTAGAGTATGCGGAGATCGAACAGAACATGGACATCCAGAAATATTACGGAGCGGTTCTTTCTTCGTTTGGCGAGGACGCGGTGCCGTCCCTAATCTCGCTCTTCTCTTCAACGAACCCCACGGCCCGTGGCATGGCGTCTGCTGCTCTTGAGCGGCTGGAAGCAAAAGCTGTTCCTGCACTTGTTGGGGCAGCGAACGGACGCGACCAGCAGGTGAAACTCTGCGCTGAGCTGACGCTTGCAAAGCTCCACATCTTTGAATACTAACACTAACAGTAACACTAACACTCCGAAATGGCTGAACTTGCAACCTCCCCCCGCTATCGTGCGTATCTGGATCACTTGATCAGTGAACTCGATCGGGCGATGGTAGTTGCGCAGGCAGCAAAGGCGAAAGGTTTTGATCCGCGAACCGAAGTGGAGATTCCAATTGCAAGCGATCTTGCAGGACGTGTTGAGGCGCTCCTAAACTACAAAGGAGTTGCCGATTGTATCCGTGAGCTGGAAGAGCGGATGAGCCGCGAGGAAGCATCGCTGAAGATCGGCGATGCGTTTGTGTCCCGCCAGTTCGGGGAGACGACCCGCGAAGAAATTCTTGACCATGCGATTCGTGCGTCGATGGCACTTCTCACGGAAGGTGTGGTTGCTGCGCCCACCGAAGGTATCGGCAAAGTCGGCGTCAAGAAAAATGATGACGGGTCAGAGTATCTGGTCATCTATTATGCAGGCCCGATCCGTTCCGCAGGCGGAACAGCGCAGGCACTGTCTGTTCTCGTCGGCGACTATGTGAGGCGACTTCTGAACCTTGATCGCTACAAGCCGCGGGAGGATGAGATTGAGCGGTATGTTGAGGAGATCAAGCAGTACAACGGCATTCAGAGTATGCAGTACCTCCCCAAAGATGATGATATCCGTCTCATCATCCGGAACTGTCCGGTCTGCATCGACGGCGAACCGACAGAGAAGGAGGAGATCTCCGGATACCGGAACCTTGAACGCGTGGAGACCAATGTCGTCCGCGGCGGTATGTGTCTGGTGATCGCCGAAGGTATCGGACTGAAGGCGCCAAAGATTCAGAAAAATGTTGCAAAAATGCATCTTGACGGATGGGAGTGGCTGGAGACACTGATCTCAGGAACTGCGTCCGCATCGGACGAAGAGGAAGAGCCGGGCATTCATCCGAAAGACAAGTACATGCGTGATATGCTTGCAGGCCGGCCGCCGTTTTCGTACCCGATGCGAAAAGGCGGGTTCCGCTTACAACTTGGCCGCGGAAGAAACACCGGGTTTGCAACCTGCGGATTTAATCCTGCGACACTGCATGTGCTGGATGATTATCTGGCGGTCGGGACCCAGATGAAAGTGGAGCGGCCCGGTAAAGCCTGCGGTGTTGTGCCTTGCGACACGATTGAAGGGCCGACCGTCCGCCTGACCTCCGGCGAAATTTTGCGAATCGATACGCTGGAAGAGGCGAACAAGCATGTCGATGCTAAGGAGATCGAGTACATCCTCGACGTTGGCGAGATGCTAATTTCGTACGGCGAGTTCCTTGAGAACAATCACGTACTTGCGCCGCCAAGCTACTGCGAGGCATGGTGGATTCAGGAAGGCGGCCCCCGCCATCCCGAGAGTGAGGCTGAGGCAATCTCATTCGTTGCGGAAGGTGCTTACCTGCATCCAAACTTCACCTGGTTCTGGGATGACTGCACTGAAGAGCAGCTTCTCTTCCTCTCTGATGCCGTAGCAAAGACGGCATCTGTCAAAGACGGTGTGCTCTACATCCCGCAGGATCCTGCGGTGAAGGCAGTGCTTGAAGAGCTCCTTGTTCCTCACACGGTGGAGAACGGTCAGTATGTGATCAAAACGCCGCTTGCCTTAATCGCGGGTCTCGGTCTGTCATACTCACTTGAAAAGAGCGCGACATGGAACACGCTGCCGCCTTTCACGAACGGTCTTGCGATGGCCGCGTACCTTTCAGGGATGAAGATGCGGTCCAAAGCCGGCACCCGCATTGGCGGACGCATGGGAAGACCCGGCAAGTCCGCTCCCAGAAAAATGAAGCCGCCGGTTCACGTACTGTTTCCGATCGGTGAGTCGGGAGGCATGAAACGGTCGATCGACAACGCGGCAAAGTTCTGCAATGCAGACCTGTCGGGTGACATGTTCTCGGGAACTGCGGTGACGAGCGGACAGGTGGAAGGCATGATTCATGTCGAGACCGGAGAGCGGAAATGTCCGTCCTGCGGT is a window from the Methanorbis rubei genome containing:
- a CDS encoding VOC family protein, translated to MKFTMIHNNINVLNLEKSMKFYEEALGLTEVKRIAPESGEFIIVYLGDGSGCHKLELTWLRDRDEPYDLGDNEFHLAFGTDDYEGALAKHQKMGCVEFINEEMGIYFITDPDGYWLEVLPPGRG
- a CDS encoding DUF432 domain-containing protein, giving the protein MDDESSDDIPAFSYGRFTFDYAVNFAGLSLAIEQNRGMYHYHRAIGKAVREATISSSADARMIIHPVEPLYVPDPVTDFLEIKFSEMMIEPNGKTVIFLTFPIEIGVFIESKGETDVIDVFTFKPPKYSMYGSSHRGVITKWHKSQIHAYPPQAKNYEEGVLRLTIQNTTDEWVYVSRVIIYEKGMFLHYDNAVVSMAAEMTILNRESADVVGIDRPLRPEMSRSIRLYKPRKMSAFSNVSGSIVDTVFTMDLGLI
- the ilvC gene encoding ketol-acid reductoisomerase → MLKKYYDADVDWAVIAEKTVAVIGYGSQGRAQAQNLRDSGLAVIVGVRPGKSFEAASLDGFTVMPVCDAVKAADVVAMLVPDESAAEIFRREILPWTHDGQAIVFAHGFTLHYGQIIPPPNLDVVMVAPKGVGPQVRELYLADSGVPSIIAVHQDVTGNAKETALAFAKGIGSARSVIMESSCAEETETDLFGEQAVICGGVVNLMKAAYDTLVEAGYEPEIAYYECMHSLKLIAGLLSEGGFTMMHDSVSKTAGYGGLTRGPRVIGPEAKTAMKEILAEIRSGTFAREWLLENQVNRPQYTALVRLEKECELERVGGEVRRIISKRK
- a CDS encoding mechanosensitive ion channel family protein is translated as MAEINVTGIMESLFNGAGSLTTSVENTSFLATKPFESFGIAMTYGDIIAVVVIIAATFIIAKLLSNIVRRMFSGKIDKGNLAFMEKLTRWTIYFFGFLAVSTPLGIDFSGLMVAGGIIAVAIGFASQSTLSNFISGLLLMFERPVGLGDNIAVKGTEGYVEDIGLMSTTLRTYKGVYVRVPNEAMFTSDITNYVAHIARRFDYNITIRYKDDAEKAMKIIKETVDKHPYALKSPAPSVFVDNLGPNGSNLLVRIWAPSGYWWDAKTELLGKIVQALRAAGIVIPFDQNVVWFGHDQNKSLDRAMYGRPIQPSSSPEYLQTAGPGREQSAPENTAQVK
- a CDS encoding SPFH domain-containing protein, with the protein product MDIFTLVSIVLIIIILYIFAKGVVIIQPYQKGLAIRLGTYVGQMNPGFKWVVPFITTVIKLDLRTQVIDVPSQEVITKDNSPTDVDAIIYVRVMDPERAYFEVSNYRQATVALAQTSLRGIIGDMELDEVLYNRDMINRRLRDILDKETDQWGVKIERVEIKEVNPIGAVKQAMTEQTAAERERRAAILRADGEKRAAILKAEGLRQSMILESEGERQSKILRAEGERQSKILQAQGEAQGLRIVALGSRPLDKRAITVLSLNALQKMADGQATKIIFPFEVSTLIKQGAKFLGAEDLTEVDDAAPLDLDESILGDLPNPAEIAKVVDSIKPPEDPAAEAAAADEVPPISGST
- a CDS encoding ATP-dependent DNA helicase RecQ; amino-acid sequence: MTQDIQKTLEAFFHHQTFRPNQEEIISDVVAGRDVLAVMATGGGKSLCYQLPAMMLDGMTVVISPLIALMKDQVDALLAQGVRVGTLNSMQTYDEKLRVEREISSGSLRILYVSPERAVTPAFFQVLSRCRVALFAVDEAHCISMWGHQFRPEYREIKVLREKFPNVPVIALTATATERVREDIVRELGMKNSREYVGSFNRKNLRYEAYEEPTGMVRIQKIVSYVVANPNVSGIIYCFSRASCEEVAERLRRHRILASPYHAGMPTPERNRIQEGFLNNTIRVICATVAFGMGIDKPDVRYVIHAHLPKDLESYYQETGRAGRDGKPSDCILYYSAGDRAKISSMLEREFTDVQRLRIAKGKVADMYSYCTTSGCRRKLLLSYFGEDISPCRNCDICDRSNTKPKKVAAPSGDLPKIVFDAAKDLSGQMTMSSFVSFLLGLDRAHTKSSGLTSHSFYGAAKDYGRAEVMGVVQDLIAAKKLSLKGKSVMKLCVAEK
- the pepD gene encoding beta-Ala-His dipeptidase, producing MNHGPVLEYFEAITKIPRPSKHEEKMRKYLLAFARDHHLSAREDAAGNICIVREPDPACRDAPAVVLQSHMDMVCEKDQTKTINFETDPIETEIVGDWIYAKGTTLGADNGIGIAYSLAALTENIRAGKIECLFTVDEETGLTGAKAVSAEMFEGSLLINLDSEEEGAICTGCAGGVETVAEISWTPVSSPAENVYFRITIDGLSGGHSGMEIHLGRANSIKILAEFLAKITAITVCRLSGGNLSNAIPRHAEAVFGIPEADVEHVRDMFSAFECETIKKYEQTDPHISLSLEPKEVEEKSIPNDVARELIAALNACQNGVIAMSAVIPDLVQTSTNLAAIEMKDNSLAITTLQRSVSESEKFAVSKSIAELFEQCGAVVITENEFPGWMPDPNSPLLQTAIRVHEKMYGARPLVGATHGGLECGLFKRVRPELDMIAIGPNITGAHSPKERMQISSANRVWEYLCEILEEIGEKK
- a CDS encoding NfeD family protein codes for the protein MLETLLDPSVLPWVLIVAGAIFLVIEATTPGFFMAVPGTAMIVLGLMVLAGVDIFASPIGVGVAVLAAIVAAVISVLLYRRLSPDQEPITTGRDSLIGKTGHVVVEVVPDTISGKVDIAGVVWSAKSTGAKIAAGTKIQVTAASGVHITVEEVS